The segment AAGCCCGAGATCGGCACGACCAGGCCACCCGAAAGACGCGAACGGATGCGCTCGTCGATCATTTCGAGATCACGCGGCGGCGCATCGCCGGCCACAACGACCTGCTTGGCGCCGGTGAGCAGGGTGCCCAGCGTATGGCCGAATTCGGTGGCCGACTTGCCTTGGAGGAACTGCATGTCGTCGATCAGCAGCAGGTCGACGCGGCGGAGCCATTCCTTGAAGCCGAGCGCAGACTGGCGCTGCACGGCGGTGATGAAATGGTACATGAAGTGGTCGGCGGTCAGATAGACGATGTTCTTGGATGCATCGGCCGACTGCACGGCATGGGCGATGGCATTGAGCAGATGCGACTTGCCCAGGCCCACGGTGGAATGGATATAGACCGGATTGAAGGTCACGGTGTTGTTGGCGGCGGCATTGGCGATCTGGCGGGCAACGCCCAACGCCATTTCATTGGCTTCGCCAGCCACGAACGTATCGAAAGTCATGCGCGGATCGATCGCGCTACCGGCTAGGGCATCGCCCTTCTGGGCCGAATTGTCGCGCACCAGGCGCGGCTGGCTGAGCTGCACCGGGGCGGGCGCTGCAGCAGCCTGACTGGCGGAGACCGAGGCCTGCGCGGGAGCGGGTTCGGCGGCGACAGGGGCAAGGCGGGGACGAGCCTGGCCATTGACGCGCAGCGTCACCTGGATGCGGCTGACTTCGGGCACGTCCTGGCGGAAGGCTTCGAGGATCAGCTCGGAATAATTGGACTGGACCCAGGAGCAGAGAAAGCGCGTGGGCTGGGACAGGTGCACGACGTCATCGACCAGCTCTTCGAGCTCGAGACGGGCGAACCAGGACGCAAAGACATCCTCGCCAACACCGGCCTTGAGGCGTGCGCGGACACGGTTCCACATTTCGCGCTGGCCTTCGGCAGTATCGGGGGAGTTCATGACAGGATTTTCGCTCTTAACGGTCGAGAGAGTGGTGGAGGCTGTAGAGGGCTGGGCCCAACTATCTCCACCGGCGGTCGCCTGTCGCATCATAAAGTGCCCCAATTTTTCAATGTGCCGAATGCCCGCATAGCACCCGGTTTTGTTTCCATGCCGCGTCCACATCCGTCCTGGATGAAGACAAAGCTCCGCCACTTCACCTGCCGGTGGCAGGCAATATTCATCTGCCTGGCGGGCGAACCCACCAGTGCCAAAACTAGTTCTTTCGTGAACCCGGCCAGACCGGCCGAAGGCTTTGAACTAAACTCTGCCGGCCTCGATCGGACCGGGAGCCAAACATGCTACCAACACAACCTTCACCGGAATGAACCACTTGGCATAGCTGCCAAGGTGCCAAAACTAACGCCCTGAAATGACCCTGCCACCTTGGGTGGAACACTCTATTTTGGTGTTCTTTCCGTCGTTGACCAGATTACTTTAGAGGGTGGATTTTGGGGCCGCAACCGTGGAATCAGCAAAATGAGGGCTTGACTCT is part of the uncultured Devosia sp. genome and harbors:
- the dnaA gene encoding chromosomal replication initiator protein DnaA, whose protein sequence is MNSPDTAEGQREMWNRVRARLKAGVGEDVFASWFARLELEELVDDVVHLSQPTRFLCSWVQSNYSELILEAFRQDVPEVSRIQVTLRVNGQARPRLAPVAAEPAPAQASVSASQAAAAPAPVQLSQPRLVRDNSAQKGDALAGSAIDPRMTFDTFVAGEANEMALGVARQIANAAANNTVTFNPVYIHSTVGLGKSHLLNAIAHAVQSADASKNIVYLTADHFMYHFITAVQRQSALGFKEWLRRVDLLLIDDMQFLQGKSATEFGHTLGTLLTGAKQVVVAGDAPPRDLEMIDERIRSRLSGGLVVPISGFDLDLRKSIVQRRADQATARFGMHFPAPVIDYVARAVISHGRDLDGAVNRLVAANQLTGELITVPLAEKTLGDLIRSREARRVRIEDILKIVSRHYKVPRNELLSARRSRDVVRPRQIAMFLAKALTSRSLPEIGRRFGGRDHTTVLHSVRKVEQMIKDDVELAQEIELLKRMLEE